In a single window of the Necator americanus strain Aroian chromosome X, whole genome shotgun sequence genome:
- a CDS encoding hypothetical protein (NECATOR_CHRX.G23922.T1), whose amino-acid sequence MGTRNSRSLHLYAGRESHPMEDTIMKLTSSSVNEHTAVDNIEYEYDRLVDHLHICTIEAKTFKNTKRRLSPRTLELIRQRGDIRATDNHELTSHLTKQHREATKEDLGERRSAALAEAADAAGVFATPIAASAVVKQKRVLSEGWRL is encoded by the exons atgggaactcgcaattccagaagccttcatctctacgctggacgtgagaGTCACCCGATGGAGGACACCATAATGAAACTAACATCATCGTCGGTGAAtg AACATACCGCCGTGGACAACATCGAATACGAATACGACCGGCTTGTAGACCATCTTCACATTTGTACTATTGAAGCAAAGACTTTCAAAaacaccaagagacgcctgtctccgaGAACTCTAGAGTTAATACGTCAACGTGGAGATATACGAGCCACAGACAACCACGAACTCACTTCCCATCTCACGAAACAACACAGAGAAGCGACAAAAGAAGACCTCGGAGAGAGAAGATCGGCAGCACTGGCTGAAGCAGCAGACGCGGCAGGAGTATTCGCTACACCCATCGCAGCTTCAGCAGtcgtaaaacaaaaacgagtGCTCTCCGAAGGCTGGAGGCTTtag
- a CDS encoding hypothetical protein (NECATOR_CHRX.G23923.T1), producing the protein MAMNIDSFKQLTTRIGHLLMRRCGSMSTLITFVVYAPKSRYDKEKVEAFYMDLEKFYGKDYNFYKVTVGDFNAKIAPKKNT; encoded by the coding sequence ATGGCAatgaacatcgactctttcaaaCAACTAACAACCCGAATCGGACATTTACTGATgcgaagatgtggttcaatgTCAACTTTAATTaccttcgtcgtttacgctccaaaaTCAAGATACGACAAAGAAAAAGTCGaggctttctatatggacctggagaagttctacggAAAAGATTATAACTTCTACAAGGTCacagttggcgatttcaacgctaaaatTGCCCCCAAAAAGAACACCTGA
- a CDS encoding hypothetical protein (NECATOR_CHRX.G23924.T1): MLAETLDEAQPQERAGFRQGFSCLDHIQTVSRAIEVCWEYRLPLVLTFVDYEKAFDSVGTIAILSTLVDQALCYAAETWADTAATSRKLLTTHVALERCFMKFNQRTQHLVGLRSSGLRGMFRLRDLAEYVSKAKHRWAGHIMRRIEDRWTKRTLEWIPRDAKHPRRRPPTRGLTCSLHGWTS, encoded by the exons atgcttgctga gacgctggatgaagcccagcctcaagaacgagctggattccgtcaggggttcagctgcttggaccacatccagaccgtgtcgagagCCATAGAGGTTTGctgggaataccgcctgccccttgttctaaccttcgtcgactatgagaaagccttcgacagcgtaggaACGATTGCAATACTGTCaacgctggtcgatcaag cgctctgttacgcagcggagacgtgggcagacaccgctgccacatccaggaagctacttactacccacgtagcccttgagagatgttttATGAAGTTTAACcagcgcacacaacacctagtcggtcttcgcagctccggcTTAAGAGGAATGTTCCGCCTTCGCGATctagcggaatatgtatcgaaagcaaagcatagatgggccggtcacattatgagaagaatcgaggACAGATGGaccaaaagaacgctagagtggatcccaagagatgctaaacacCCTCGaaggagaccgccaacgagagggctgacgtgttcgctacacggatggaccagctga
- a CDS encoding hypothetical protein (NECATOR_CHRX.G23925.T1): MKKDHRRWTWESPNGATRAEIDHILTNQRWCLLDVSVVPPSFCSGSDHRLLRAKIRLSHTMEKNISIRQRRRKEVYDDCVLEDSLSQDDWHIEEDSNVDWEMLLRGLRACALRASKQRTTNLDRISKTPKELLERRTLRLDLNASHIERLTTSTSFRKELQEDLSKYRQKKIQETKKNESKEVPQGFRKYNIPLALLSEDGTRTSSRREMETITRGSTRTYSYHQLLCQARSSPLMKLHHGFSLRKYESLSRA, translated from the coding sequence atgaaaaaagaccatcgtcggtggacatgggaatcgcccaatggcgcgactcgtgcggagatcgaccacatactcaccaaccagaggtggtgtctacttgacgtctcagtagtaccaccatccttttgtagtggttctgatcaccgtctccttcgtgcgaaaatacgtcttagccacacgatggaaaagaacatctccATTcgacaaagaagaagaaaagaagtatacgacgattgcgtactcgaggactccttgtcccaagacgactggcacatcgaggaggactcAAACGTGGACTgggagatgctgctcagaggattacgagcctgtgctttgcgtgcctcgaagcagcgcacgacaaacttggatcgaatttcgaagacccccaaggaattgttggaaagaaggactttgaggcttgatctgaatgcatcgcacattgagcggttaacGACAAGCACTAGCTTCAGGAAAGAGTTGCAGGaagatctttcgaaatacaggcagaagaagattcaggaaacaaagaagaacgagtctaaagaagtgccgcagggttTCCGCAAATATAACATTCCCctagccttgctgagcgaagatgggactcgcacgtcttctcggcGTGAGATGGAAACCATTACtcgaggttctactcgaacctatTCCtatcatcaactcctgtgtcaagcccgatcatccccactgatgaagctccaccacggattctcccttcggaagtacgagtcgctatcaagagcatga
- a CDS encoding hypothetical protein (NECATOR_CHRX.G23926.T1), translated as MATGDSLVTALQETKCRRDDVRQMNDGTLVIRGEKVPSRNVGGVGFVVRPSVVHLVDSHEILSPCLAILRLRPLRQKSISIINCYSPTSAAEESELDAF; from the coding sequence atggcgaccggtgattCACTTGTGactgctctgcaggagaccaagtgcagaagggacgacgtacgacagatgaatgacggtacactcgtcattcgtggagagaaagttccgtcgcgaaatgtaggcggtgttggttttgttgtgcgcccatctgtcgtccatctcgtcgattctcacgagatcctgtcaccttgtctggccattcttcgcctccgccctctgcgccaaaaatccatcagtatcatcaactgctactcaccaacatcagcagctgaagaatccgaattggacgcgttttag
- a CDS encoding hypothetical protein (NECATOR_CHRX.G23927.T1): MDQGATLRHFAKRVSIAHIPFENIGKRNLFVPLLMYPNHCYAGCHNNTIRVWNQASVPQNLQGMGYAAHLALPHPPAQCAQIATYVENTTFSGGYPAVSYAAAEIDFHRHPNFTSQAPQWAQSGHQQCVIAPQYGRSITGCYEQQRPNVPNITRPTLTMNTDNSDNTFHGLSILENATQNSAAAYTASWVSSTSSIPPELRDEPEVPSFIGSAHQDFHDHLVTVASTNFTAPVSSVTEQLSNISVRDKGQLMVMYKPPESNPTVDNKFRVFENEFATSVYSVLERFSRKHVNFNLTVAQRRGLREIRNLITAGEIKDDSLYVASSANEFRKQYRRLNRVWVETAGTAGLPKNFITRLKNDLPACPVLYTLIKTHKLSENGLTSNDPRDFKVRPITSVIGGPTDRISWLLNIILNQLLKYVPAHLSSSSNFLKHLRSTSFERECVVETFDVTSLYTNVSNDVAMQAVHELLTQRQASLNMYGFSIRQIMTLINECLNCSIFRWSGQYYRQLRGLAMGQRLAPTLAIVFMAKIEKPIIDRKPLLYCRYIDDCCVVCSTQADVCFNLLNQQCPHIKFTRERPIDNWLAFLNMHIYLRNGISHPSKMKNSVIGNMYRTAARVSSSSQEKAWSINVAHKVAMSNGYPAGGGATRQARYPSRRPNVVDGPEKIPFCLPYISDDMSRAVRGCLRKAGLRNDVRVVEIPPANLKGQLVRNRVYDRLCTTPSCVVCPYGREGDCMISGVVYRITCRLCGDDYIGETGRPLCIRVKEHLDGLAKSKTFTPLGAHRRICHPNSEVEVYVRILSYESEITARRTLEGFWISAKSPKMNRKDECIAITNELSPYQDLCSDEGDIAETLAAV; encoded by the exons atggatcagggagccaccttgcgacattttgccaagagggtg AGCATTGCTCACATTCCGTTCGAGAATATTGGTAAGAGGAACCTTTTTGTACCATTACTTATGTATCCGAATCATTGTTATGCTGGTTGTCACAACAATACAATAAGAGTTTGGAATCAGGCTTCGGTACCTCAAAATTTGCAG GGAATGGGATACGCAGCACACTTAGCTCTTCCTCATCCTCCTGCGCAGTGCGCTCAGATTGCAACTTATGTTGAGAACACAACTTTCTCAGGTGGTTATCCAGCTGTATCTTATGCTGCTGCAGAAATCGACTTTCATCGGCATCCGAATTTTACGTCTCAG GCTCCACAATGGGCGCAATCTGGTCATCAACAATGTGTGATCGCACCGCAATATGGGCGCTCGATTACG ggtTGTTACGAGCAACAACGTCCGAATGTGCCTAATATCACCCGTCCTACACTTACCATGAATACTGATAACAGCGACAATACTTTCCATG GTCTATCCATCCTGGAAAATGCTACTCAAAATTCTGCCGCTGCATATACGGCAAGTTGGGTTAGCAGTACCTCGAGTATTCCACCTGAATTAAGAGACGAACCTGAA GTCCCTTCATTTATAGGGTCAGCACATCAGGATTTC CACGATCATCTTGTTACTGTCGCTTCTACAAATTTTACTGCACCAGTTAGTTCAGTCACGGAACAATTGAGCAATATCTCTGTACGCGACAAG ggtCAGCTCATGGTTATGTATAAACCACCTGAATCCAACCCCACGGTAGACAACAAGTTTCGAGTTTTCGAGAACGAGTTCGCAACATCGGTGTATTCCGTTTTGGAGCGTTTCTCGAGAAAACACGTAAATTTCAATCTCACTGTCGCGCAACGTCGAGGTCTACGTGAGATTCGCAATCTTATTACAGCTGGAGAGATCAAG GATGACAGTCTATATGTCGCATCTTCCGCCAATGAGTTTAGAAAGCAATATCGCCGCCTAAACAGGGTTTGGGTAGAAACGGCTGGAACAGCAGGGCTcccaaaaaactttattacgcGTCTCAAGAACGACTTGCCCGCATGTCCAGTCCTATACACGCTAATCAAAACTCACAAGCTCTCTGAAAATGGCCTCACTTCGAACGATCCACGTGACTTTAAAGTGAGGCCTATCACTAGTGTTATCGGGGGCCCCACGGATAGAATTTCCTGGCTGCTCAACATAATCCTAAATCAGCTGCTCAAATATGTCCCTGCCCACCTCAGCAGTTCTAGcaacttcctaaaacatcTCCGCAGTACCTCAtttgagcgtgaatgtgtagtagagacctttgacgttacgtcactctatacgaacgtttcaaacgatgtagcgatgcaggctgttcacgaactgctcacgcagcgCCAGGCTTCTTTGAACATGTATGGATTCAGCATCAGGCAGATCATGACATTGATAaacgaatgcctgaattgctctattttccgatggtcgggacagtactaccgacaacttagaggcctagctatgggacaaaggctggcacccactctcgccattgttttcatggccaagatcgaaaagcctataatagaccgcaaaccactgctgtattgtcgttacatagatgattgctgCGTCGTCTGCTCAACCCAAGCAGACGtgtgcttcaatcttctcaatcagcagtgtccgcacattaagttcacaagggagagaccgatagacaactggttggctttccTGAATatgcacatttacttgcggaatgggatat cgcatcccagcaaaatgaaaaactctgttataggtaacatgtacagaacggcggcaagagtctcatcgagtagccaggaaaaagcatggtctataaatgtggcccataaagtagcaatgtccaatgggtacccagctggaggtggtgctacccgacaagcacggtatccctctcgaagacccaacgtagtggatggcccagagaagatccctttctgtttaccttatatatctgatgatatgagcagagcagtacggggctgtctacgaaaagcgggtctaaggaatgacgtgagggttgtggaaatacctccagcaaacctcaagggtcagctggtacgtaaccgtgtgtatgatcgactctgcacaactcccagctgcgtggtttgcccgtatggcagagagggtgattgcatgatatcgggagtggtgtatcgtatcacgtgcaggttgtgcggtgacgattatataggggaaacgggacgcccattgtgtattagggtcaaggagcatctagatggactcgcaaaatcaaaaaccttcaccccacttggagcacaccgtagaatatgtcatccaaactccgaagtagaggtatatgttcgtatattatcctacgagtccgaaatcacagcacgcagaacgctagaggGCTTTTGGATAagcgccaaaagtccaaaaatgaacaggaaggatgagtgcattgcgatcacaaacgagttatccccgtatcaagacctat gctctgacgaaggcgatatcgccgaaacgttagccgctgtttaa
- a CDS encoding hypothetical protein (NECATOR_CHRX.G23927.T2) — MYPNHCYAGCHNNTIRVWNQASVPQNLQGMGYAAHLALPHPPAQCAQIATYVENTTFSGGYPAVSYAAAEIDFHRHPNFTSQAPQWAQSGHQQCVIAPQYGRSITGCYEQQRPNVPNITRPTLTMNTDNSDNTFHGLSILENATQNSAAAYTASWVSSTSSIPPELRDEPEVPSFIGSAHQDFHDHLVTVASTNFTAPVSSVTEQLSNISVRDKGQLMVMYKPPESNPTVDNKFRVFENEFATSVYSVLERFSRKHVNFNLTVAQRRGLREIRNLITAGEIKDDSLYVASSANEFRKQYRRLNRVWVETAGTAGLPKNFITRLKNDLPACPVLYTLIKTHKLSENGLTSNDPRDFKVRPITSVIGGPTDRISWLLNIILNQLLKYVPAHLSSSSNFLKHLRSTSFERECVVETFDVTSLYTNVSNDVAMQAVHELLTQRQASLNMYGFSIRQIMTLINECLNCSIFRWSGQYYRQLRGLAMGQRLAPTLAIVFMAKIEKPIIDRKPLLYCRYIDDCCVVCSTQADVCFNLLNQQCPHIKFTRERPIDNWLAFLNMHIYLRNGICKTKWYRKPSSKNILIHYLSAHPSKMKNSVIGNMYRTAARVSSSSQEKAWSINVAHKVAMSNGYPAGGGATRQARYPSRRPNVVDGPEKIPFCLPYISDDMSRAVRGCLRKAGLRNDVRVVEIPPANLKGQLVRNRVYDRLCTTPSCVVCPYGREGDCMISGVVYRITCRLCGDDYIGETGRPLCIRVKEHLDGLAKSKTFTPLGAHRRICHPNSEVEVYVRILSYESEITARRTLEGFWISAKSPKMNRKDECIAITNELSPYQDLCSDEGDIAETLAAV; from the exons ATGTATCCGAATCATTGTTATGCTGGTTGTCACAACAATACAATAAGAGTTTGGAATCAGGCTTCGGTACCTCAAAATTTGCAG GGAATGGGATACGCAGCACACTTAGCTCTTCCTCATCCTCCTGCGCAGTGCGCTCAGATTGCAACTTATGTTGAGAACACAACTTTCTCAGGTGGTTATCCAGCTGTATCTTATGCTGCTGCAGAAATCGACTTTCATCGGCATCCGAATTTTACGTCTCAG GCTCCACAATGGGCGCAATCTGGTCATCAACAATGTGTGATCGCACCGCAATATGGGCGCTCGATTACG ggtTGTTACGAGCAACAACGTCCGAATGTGCCTAATATCACCCGTCCTACACTTACCATGAATACTGATAACAGCGACAATACTTTCCATG GTCTATCCATCCTGGAAAATGCTACTCAAAATTCTGCCGCTGCATATACGGCAAGTTGGGTTAGCAGTACCTCGAGTATTCCACCTGAATTAAGAGACGAACCTGAA GTCCCTTCATTTATAGGGTCAGCACATCAGGATTTC CACGATCATCTTGTTACTGTCGCTTCTACAAATTTTACTGCACCAGTTAGTTCAGTCACGGAACAATTGAGCAATATCTCTGTACGCGACAAG ggtCAGCTCATGGTTATGTATAAACCACCTGAATCCAACCCCACGGTAGACAACAAGTTTCGAGTTTTCGAGAACGAGTTCGCAACATCGGTGTATTCCGTTTTGGAGCGTTTCTCGAGAAAACACGTAAATTTCAATCTCACTGTCGCGCAACGTCGAGGTCTACGTGAGATTCGCAATCTTATTACAGCTGGAGAGATCAAG GATGACAGTCTATATGTCGCATCTTCCGCCAATGAGTTTAGAAAGCAATATCGCCGCCTAAACAGGGTTTGGGTAGAAACGGCTGGAACAGCAGGGCTcccaaaaaactttattacgcGTCTCAAGAACGACTTGCCCGCATGTCCAGTCCTATACACGCTAATCAAAACTCACAAGCTCTCTGAAAATGGCCTCACTTCGAACGATCCACGTGACTTTAAAGTGAGGCCTATCACTAGTGTTATCGGGGGCCCCACGGATAGAATTTCCTGGCTGCTCAACATAATCCTAAATCAGCTGCTCAAATATGTCCCTGCCCACCTCAGCAGTTCTAGcaacttcctaaaacatcTCCGCAGTACCTCAtttgagcgtgaatgtgtagtagagacctttgacgttacgtcactctatacgaacgtttcaaacgatgtagcgatgcaggctgttcacgaactgctcacgcagcgCCAGGCTTCTTTGAACATGTATGGATTCAGCATCAGGCAGATCATGACATTGATAaacgaatgcctgaattgctctattttccgatggtcgggacagtactaccgacaacttagaggcctagctatgggacaaaggctggcacccactctcgccattgttttcatggccaagatcgaaaagcctataatagaccgcaaaccactgctgtattgtcgttacatagatgattgctgCGTCGTCTGCTCAACCCAAGCAGACGtgtgcttcaatcttctcaatcagcagtgtccgcacattaagttcacaagggagagaccgatagacaactggttggctttccTGAATatgcacatttacttgcggaatgggatatgtaagactaagtggtaccggaaacccagtagtaaaaacatcttaatccactatctttcagcgcatcccagcaaaatgaaaaactctgttataggtaacatgtacagaacggcggcaagagtctcatcgagtagccaggaaaaagcatggtctataaatgtggcccataaagtagcaatgtccaatgggtacccagctggaggtggtgctacccgacaagcacggtatccctctcgaagacccaacgtagtggatggcccagagaagatccctttctgtttaccttatatatctgatgatatgagcagagcagtacggggctgtctacgaaaagcgggtctaaggaatgacgtgagggttgtggaaatacctccagcaaacctcaagggtcagctggtacgtaaccgtgtgtatgatcgactctgcacaactcccagctgcgtggtttgcccgtatggcagagagggtgattgcatgatatcgggagtggtgtatcgtatcacgtgcaggttgtgcggtgacgattatataggggaaacgggacgcccattgtgtattagggtcaaggagcatctagatggactcgcaaaatcaaaaaccttcaccccacttggagcacaccgtagaatatgtcatccaaactccgaagtagaggtatatgttcgtatattatcctacgagtccgaaatcacagcacgcagaacgctagaggGCTTTTGGATAagcgccaaaagtccaaaaatgaacaggaaggatgagtgcattgcgatcacaaacgagttatccccgtatcaagacctat gctctgacgaaggcgatatcgccgaaacgttagccgctgtttaa
- a CDS encoding hypothetical protein (NECATOR_CHRX.G23928.T1): protein MWTCSLLRVSTSIKLLVFGCSDIHNTMHVAAVQAVHKLLTQRQAALNMYGLSIKQIMTLINECLNCSNFRWSGQHYRELRGLAMGQRLAPTLAIVSMSKIKEPV, encoded by the coding sequence ATGTGGACATGTTCTCTTCTCCGTGTTTCGACTTCAATAAAACTACTCGTCTTCGGCTGTAGCGATATCCACAACACTATGCATGTTGCAGCGGTGCAGGCTGTTCACAAACTGCTCACGCAGCGCCAGGCTGCATTGAACATGTACGGATTGAGCATTAAGCAGATCATGACACTGATAAATGAATGCCTGAACTGCTCTAatttccgatggtcgggaCAGCACTACCGAGAACTTAGAGGCctagctatgggacaaaggctggcacccactctcgccattgtttCCATGTCCAAGATCAAAGAGCCTGTATAG
- a CDS encoding hypothetical protein (NECATOR_CHRX.G23929.T1) translates to MGYCSTPCPSAPGQRSPAEAFLGRRLRTELDLMLPSRDLTNGPRDVKMESQFNRRNGARRRRFEINDAISAKDYRRRKPTRTPRFITQRVGNNLHCLLWKRSMDCARKPVAIQDRHNRD, encoded by the coding sequence ATGGGATATTGCTCCACTCCCTGCCCGTCTGCACCTGGCCAGCGTTCACCTGCCGAAGCCTTCTTGGGACGCCGACTGCGAACGGAACTCGATCTAATGCTACCTTCTAGAGATCTCACAAACGGTCCACGGGATGTCAAAATGGAATCTCAATTCAATCGTCGAAATGGAGCACGACGCCGCCGCTTTGAGATCAACGACGCGATTTCTGCCAAGGATTATCGAAGACGGAAACCTACTCGGACTCCCCGTTTCATCACACAACGTGTTGGAAACAACCTACACTGTTTGCTGTGGAAACGAAGTATGGACTGCGCACGTAAACCAGTTGCGATCCAGGATCGGCACAACAGAGACTAA
- a CDS encoding hypothetical protein (NECATOR_CHRX.G23930.T1), which yields MSANCIPHSDSKITSTSCSFSTTQSSSRPNEDENVCKKLCLMASNGFRHRKLVRTCPRCASVAKDPIKGELQSWPKPQSPLTRVHADFAALMEELYYLLIVGGYSKGRRPLKCHRSPQRLLPKQ from the coding sequence ATGTCTGCTAACTGCATTCCGCATAGTGATTCCAAAATCACTTCAACATCCTGTTCTTTCAGCACTACACAAAGCTCATCCAGGCCAAACGAGGATGAAAATGTTTGCAAGAAGCTTTGTCTAATGGCCTCCAATGGATTCCGACATCGAAAACTCGTCCGGACCTGCCCAAGATGTGCATCCGTGGCAAAGGATCCGATCAAAGGTGAACTACAGTCATGGCCGAAACCACAATCGCCGTTGACTCGAGTTCATGCTGATTTCGCTGCACTAATGGAAGAACTATACTATCTACTTATCGTGGGCGGCTACTCCAAGGGCCGGAGACCGCTCAAATGTCATCGATCTCCTCAACGGCTACTACCCAAGCAATGA
- a CDS encoding hypothetical protein (NECATOR_CHRX.G23931.T2), whose translation MCPDTGADVTLLSTADWAAMGRPKLLPPNLTLKSANNEPINVRGLGRPTRATVSSPDRRLHLQHLFKDAQQLEFFSRNAPKEETRPVPYAAMPRIPTEIERIVSIHALESVDHSEWAAPIVIVRKKNGSIRLCADYSTGLRNALERNQHPLPTPEDPSFTKLNEGRYFSQFDLAEVYLQLEGDF comes from the exons ATGTGTCCTGATACTGGAGCAGACGTAACATTGCTGAGCACAGCAGACTGGGCCGCCATGGGTCGACCGAAGCTGCTACCACCCAATCTCACACTGAAGTCTGCCAACAATGAACCGATCAACGTTCGGGG ATTGGGTCGTCCAACACGAGCCACTGTTTCGTCACCTGACAGAAGGCTCCATCTGCAACATCTCTTTAAGGACGCTCAGCAGCTTGAATTCTTCTCTCGCAACGCacctaaggaagaa ACTCGCCCTGTACCCTATGCTGCCATGCCAAGGATTCCAACCGAAATCGAACGAATTGTGTCTATACACGCGCTGGAGTCCGTTGATCACTCAGAATGGGCAGCACCCATCGTCATTGTTCGGAAGAAAAACGGATCGATCCGCCTCTGCGCAGACTACTCAACCGGACTGAGGAATGCATTGGAACGAAACCAGCATCCGCTTCCAACCCCAGAGGACCCCAGCTTCACGAAACTCAACGAAGGGCGCTACTTTTCACAGTTCGACTTAGCCGAAGTGTATCTCCAATTGGAAGGGGACTTCTGA
- a CDS encoding hypothetical protein (NECATOR_CHRX.G23931.T1), whose amino-acid sequence MPRIPTEIERIVSIHALESVDHSEWAAPIVIVRKKNGSIRLCADYSTGLRNALERNQHPLPTPEDPSFTKLNEGRYFSQFDLAEVYLQLEGDF is encoded by the coding sequence ATGCCAAGGATTCCAACCGAAATCGAACGAATTGTGTCTATACACGCGCTGGAGTCCGTTGATCACTCAGAATGGGCAGCACCCATCGTCATTGTTCGGAAGAAAAACGGATCGATCCGCCTCTGCGCAGACTACTCAACCGGACTGAGGAATGCATTGGAACGAAACCAGCATCCGCTTCCAACCCCAGAGGACCCCAGCTTCACGAAACTCAACGAAGGGCGCTACTTTTCACAGTTCGACTTAGCCGAAGTGTATCTCCAATTGGAAGGGGACTTCTGA
- a CDS encoding hypothetical protein (NECATOR_CHRX.G23932.T1) — translation MLLDPNTQGTSHFFYIIVGLVAPQDADVRARALCKMKENPQTTLKGLAAEACTFSTFVRMPHSSNPQVYRMSTSWIRETVEIVSHRHLVFDAEPITALETAQSRTRDTTTTRSGHKREFCKNFSKKSGNLPTPSLSLRLMLTPL, via the coding sequence atgctccttgaccctaacaCACAGGGGACGTCCCATTTCTTCTATATAATCGTCGGACTTGTCGCCCCGCAGGATGCCGATGTTCGCGCTCGTGCCCTTTGCAAGATGAAGGAGAACCCTCAAACCACGCTAAAGGGCCTTGCTGCCGAAGCTTGCACTTTCTCGACATTCGTCAGAATGCCGCACTCTTCGAATCCTCAAGTCTACCGCATGTCAACATCGTGGATTCGCGAAACAGTCGAAATCGTGAGCCACCGTCACCTTGTTTTCGATGCGGAGCCAATCACTGCTCTAGAGACTGCACAGTCGCGAACAAGAGATACCACTACTACACGCTCTGGACACAAGCGagaattctgcaaaaatttctcgaaGAAGAGCGGAAATCTGCCAACACCGTCACTATCGCTTCGACTCATGCTGACGCCGCTGTAA
- a CDS encoding hypothetical protein (NECATOR_CHRX.G23933.T1) encodes MRMLRWTIGVTLKKKVSNDTVRSIFGVVPITEKMKEAQLRWFGHVLRREEDSVAETALKLDVSGVRPRGRPKIRWLDRVKLDMIDARLCTADAMDRTKWKTRSRKADPATTRDKR; translated from the coding sequence atgcggatgttgaggtggacgataggtgtaacgctaaaaaagaaagtatctaacgacactgtacgttccatcttcggcgtcgtcccgataactgagaagatgaaggaggcgcaactgagatggtttggtcacgtcttgcggcgggaggaagattctgttgccgaaaccgctctgaagctcgacgtttcaggagtgaggccgcgtgggaggccaaagattcgctggttagaccgtgtgaagctggatatgatagatgcgcgtttgTGCACAGCTGATGCGATGGAtcgaaccaaatggaagacaagaagcagaaaggcggaccctgcaacaacgcgggacaaacgctag